AATGTAGGGACATCTGGACCTCCTGATAAGAAGAAAGAAGCATCAACAACAATGAATGTAGCACAGTGAAGACTTAGAGAGAAGAACAATGCTAAGAGGCTTCTAACAATGGGCTGCAATAATACTGCCCTAGACAGTTGCATGCTTCCCAATCTCAGCATTGCTACTGCTCCTCCAGACTCTAGGTTTGCATTTTCCACCCCACTCAGGATATTGTTGGCAATAATAATGATAGTGATGATTGCTATTGCTTTTTTGGGCAATGCCATTGTTTGCCTTATTGTCTATCAGAAGCCAGCCATGCGTTCAGCAATCAATCTTCTCCTGGCAACACTAGCATTCTCTGACATCATGTTGTCCCTTTTCTGTATGCCCTTTACCGCAGTAACAATTATAACTGGGAGCTGGCTATTTGGAACTCAGTTTTGCCAGATATCAGCCATGCTGTACTGGTTTTTTGTGTTAGAAGGTGTAGCCATTCTACTTATCATCAGTGTGGATCGTTTCCTTATTATTGTACAGAGGCAGGACAAACTAAACCCACACCGTGCCAAGATCATGATTGCTACTTCTTGGGTGCTGTCTTTTTGTATCTCCTTTCCATCTGTGGTTGGGTGGACATTAGTAGAGGTCCCTACACGCGCTCCACAATGTGTCCTTGGTTATACAGAATTTTCTGCTGACAGAGTTTATGCAGTCATGCTCATAGTAGCAGTTTTCTTCATTCCATTCAGTGTAATGCTGTACTCGTATCTGTGTATCCTGAACACCGTTAGAAGAAATGCTGTCAGAATTCACACTCATGCAGACAGC
This sequence is a window from Xenopus tropicalis strain Nigerian chromosome 2, UCB_Xtro_10.0, whole genome shotgun sequence. Protein-coding genes within it:
- the gpr45 gene encoding probable G-protein coupled receptor 45; translation: MGCNNTALDSCMLPNLSIATAPPDSRFAFSTPLRILLAIIMIVMIAIAFLGNAIVCLIVYQKPAMRSAINLLLATLAFSDIMLSLFCMPFTAVTIITGSWLFGTQFCQISAMLYWFFVLEGVAILLIISVDRFLIIVQRQDKLNPHRAKIMIATSWVLSFCISFPSVVGWTLVEVPTRAPQCVLGYTEFSADRVYAVMLIVAVFFIPFSVMLYSYLCILNTVRRNAVRIHTHADSLCLSQVSKLGLMGLQRPHQMNVDMSFKTRAFTTILILFVGFSLCWLPHSVFSLLSVFSRTFYYSPSFYVISTFILWLSYLKSVFNPVIYCWRIKKFREACLEFMPKTFKILPKVRGRTRRRIRPSTIYVCGEHQSAV